One window of the Sandaracinaceae bacterium genome contains the following:
- a CDS encoding FAD-dependent oxidoreductase, with amino-acid sequence MKDLPTERLENQLPDKAPLYSHGEAVTEANRCIYCSDAPCVEACPTGIDIPTFIHKIATDNVKGSARTIFHDNLLGYSCSRVCPVEVLCAGSCVYNHWGRPPIEIGRLQRYATETALARDAELLKRTRKAPTGKKIACIGGGPASLAAAGHLALDGHTVHIYEKRAYAGGLNTTGVAPYKLHAHDSLKEVQMILALGDIELKTGVEIVDGEASDGQVSAQTLLGDYDAIFVGIGLGPDNFLHVEGEDGPGVVGATEYIEQLKLDPEAKLDGIRTAIVVGGGNTAIDVARELAQLGVPEVAMVYRKTEAAMSGYAHEMVGARKDGVRLVENRQPAAVVRDGDRVVGLKVRATDDGASEETIPCDLVALAIGQSRLTQLAAAFGEVELDGKGRVRVDAETNRTGNPKVYAGGDCVNGGKEVVNAAQHGKLAARAITASLGA; translated from the coding sequence ATGAAGGATCTGCCCACCGAGAGGCTCGAGAATCAGCTCCCGGACAAGGCGCCGCTCTACTCGCACGGCGAGGCGGTCACGGAAGCCAACCGCTGCATCTACTGCTCGGACGCTCCCTGCGTAGAGGCCTGCCCGACCGGGATCGACATCCCGACCTTCATTCACAAGATCGCGACCGACAACGTCAAGGGCTCCGCGCGCACGATCTTCCACGACAACCTCCTCGGCTACAGCTGCTCGCGCGTCTGCCCGGTGGAGGTGCTCTGCGCCGGGAGCTGCGTCTACAACCACTGGGGCCGGCCGCCGATCGAGATCGGTCGCCTTCAGCGCTACGCGACGGAGACGGCCCTGGCGAGAGACGCCGAGCTGCTGAAGCGCACCCGCAAGGCGCCGACGGGCAAGAAGATCGCGTGCATCGGCGGCGGCCCCGCGTCGCTCGCGGCGGCGGGTCACCTCGCGCTCGACGGCCACACCGTGCACATCTACGAGAAGCGCGCCTACGCGGGCGGGCTCAACACGACCGGCGTCGCGCCCTACAAGCTCCACGCGCACGATTCGCTGAAGGAGGTCCAGATGATCCTGGCCCTCGGCGACATCGAGCTGAAGACCGGCGTCGAGATCGTCGACGGAGAAGCGAGCGACGGGCAGGTCTCGGCCCAGACCCTGCTCGGCGACTACGACGCGATCTTCGTCGGCATCGGCCTCGGGCCCGACAACTTCCTCCACGTCGAGGGCGAGGACGGTCCGGGCGTGGTCGGCGCCACCGAGTACATCGAGCAGCTCAAGCTCGACCCGGAGGCGAAGCTCGACGGCATCCGCACGGCTATCGTGGTCGGCGGCGGCAACACGGCGATCGACGTCGCGCGCGAGCTCGCGCAGCTCGGCGTGCCGGAGGTCGCGATGGTCTATCGCAAGACCGAGGCCGCGATGAGCGGCTACGCGCACGAGATGGTCGGCGCCCGCAAGGACGGCGTCCGCCTGGTCGAGAACCGGCAGCCGGCCGCGGTGGTGCGCGACGGCGACCGGGTGGTCGGCCTCAAGGTGCGGGCCACGGACGACGGCGCGAGCGAGGAGACGATCCCCTGCGATCTGGTCGCGCTCGCGATCGGGCAGAGCCGGCTGACCCAGCTGGCCGCGGCGTTCGGTGAGGTCGAGCTCGACGGCAAGGGCCGCGTGCGGGTCGACGCCGAGACGAACCGCACCGGAAACCCGAAGGTCTACGCGGGCGGCGACTGCGTCAACGGCGGCAAAGAGGTCGTCAACGCCGCCCAACACGGAAAGCTCGCCGCGCGAGCGATCACCGCCTCCCTGGGAGCCTGA
- the preA gene encoding NAD-dependent dihydropyrimidine dehydrogenase subunit PreA gives MADLSIDFCGVKSPNPFWLASAPPTNTGDQVKRAFDAGWGGAVWKTLGNPIVNVSSRFGGVDYGSTRMMGLNNIELITDRPLEVNLKEMLDVKKQYPKNLLIASLMVDTREEWHEIIQKVEDVGSDLIELNFGCPHGMCERGMGSAVGAEPEVLKAIVGWVMEKASIPVIVKLTPNVGDIAEPATAAYEAGADAVSLINTVKSIVGVDLDKMVPLPVVGNGSSNGGYCGPAVKPIALHLLGQTAKVFPKPISGIGGISNWRDAAEFMALGSTSVQVCTAVMHYGYRIVEDMIEGLNDFLDEKGMSSAMELVGKAVPQYKDWGDLDMNYHVVADIDPDKCIGCQLCFVACMDGSHQCIHLPGMSHEEKVAAGHVAFPSEVPDRPVIAKGGTPGARVPFVHEEECVGCNLCALVCPVEGCITMVEKRKAPEPITWNDRIRAGTDLVPGGLDATQKARGAQADSGAE, from the coding sequence ATGGCCGACCTGAGCATCGACTTCTGCGGCGTGAAGTCGCCCAACCCCTTCTGGCTGGCCAGCGCGCCGCCCACCAACACCGGCGACCAGGTCAAGCGCGCGTTCGACGCGGGCTGGGGCGGCGCGGTGTGGAAGACCCTCGGCAACCCGATCGTGAACGTGTCGAGCCGCTTCGGCGGGGTCGACTACGGCTCCACGCGCATGATGGGGCTCAACAACATCGAGCTGATCACGGACCGGCCTCTCGAGGTGAACCTCAAAGAGATGCTCGACGTGAAGAAGCAGTACCCGAAGAACCTGCTGATCGCGTCCTTGATGGTCGACACCCGCGAGGAGTGGCACGAGATCATCCAGAAGGTCGAGGACGTCGGCTCGGATCTGATCGAGCTCAACTTCGGTTGCCCCCACGGCATGTGCGAGCGCGGCATGGGCTCGGCCGTCGGCGCGGAGCCGGAGGTCCTCAAGGCCATCGTCGGCTGGGTGATGGAGAAGGCGAGCATCCCCGTCATCGTGAAGCTCACGCCGAACGTGGGCGACATCGCCGAGCCCGCCACCGCGGCCTACGAGGCGGGCGCGGACGCGGTGAGCCTGATCAACACCGTCAAGTCGATCGTCGGCGTGGACCTCGACAAGATGGTCCCGCTCCCCGTCGTGGGCAACGGCTCGAGCAACGGCGGCTACTGCGGCCCGGCCGTGAAGCCCATCGCGCTCCACCTGCTCGGCCAGACCGCGAAGGTCTTCCCGAAGCCCATCAGCGGCATCGGCGGGATCAGCAACTGGCGCGACGCGGCGGAGTTCATGGCCCTCGGCTCGACCAGCGTGCAGGTCTGCACGGCGGTCATGCACTACGGCTACCGCATCGTCGAGGACATGATCGAGGGTCTGAACGACTTCCTCGACGAGAAGGGCATGAGCTCCGCGATGGAGCTCGTCGGCAAGGCCGTCCCTCAGTACAAGGACTGGGGCGACCTCGACATGAACTATCACGTCGTCGCCGACATCGACCCCGACAAGTGCATCGGCTGCCAGCTCTGCTTCGTGGCGTGCATGGACGGGAGCCACCAGTGCATCCACCTGCCGGGCATGTCGCACGAGGAGAAGGTCGCGGCGGGGCACGTCGCGTTCCCGAGCGAGGTCCCGGACCGGCCGGTCATCGCCAAGGGCGGCACCCCCGGCGCGCGCGTCCCCTTCGTGCACGAAGAGGAGTGCGTGGGCTGCAACCTCTGCGCGCTCGTCTGCCCGGTCGAGGGCTGCATCACGATGGTGGAGAAGCGCAAGGCGCCCGAGCCCATCACCTGGAACGACCGCATCCGCGCGGGCACCGATCTCGTGCCGGGCGGGCTCGACGCGACGCAGAAGGCGCGCGGGGCCCAGGCGGACTCCGGCGCGGAATAG
- a CDS encoding NCS1 family nucleobase:cation symporter-1, with product MAGSNVPPEPIEGADPGLFNDDLAPTPAAGKTWKWNNIAALWVGMVVCVPTYMLAAGMVSEGMSWWQAVLTVLLGNVIVLLPMMLVGHAGTKHGIPFPVLLRSSFGTLGANIPAILRGLVACGWFGIQTWVGGSAIYTMINALTEDAIVGEALPVLGIDPGQAGCFLFFWALHVVFIKFGTESIRWLETLAAPFLILMGLALLAWAYVRAGGFGEMLSTPSQFDPGGPKEGQFWSVFLPSLTAMVGFWATLSLNIPDFTRFCKTQKDQVLGQAVGLPPTMALFAFIGVAVTSATVVIFGEAIWDPVQLLGRMGGFAVIVALFALVIATLTTNLAANVVAPANGFSNIAPEKISFKMGGYITAGLGLAMFPWKLLESTEGYIFTWLIGYSALLGPIAGILVSDYFVVRKTELDVEDLFRKHGQFAFSGGWNWRALVALALGVFPNVPGFLAAAGAVTDVGDVWKSIYTYAWFVGFFISGGLYAAFMKLVPPRPVAAPAVTTS from the coding sequence GTGGCCGGCAGCAACGTCCCGCCGGAGCCCATCGAGGGCGCCGATCCTGGCCTCTTCAACGACGACCTCGCCCCGACCCCGGCGGCGGGCAAGACGTGGAAGTGGAACAACATCGCGGCGCTCTGGGTGGGCATGGTGGTCTGCGTGCCGACCTACATGCTCGCCGCGGGCATGGTCTCCGAGGGCATGAGCTGGTGGCAGGCGGTGCTGACCGTCCTGCTCGGGAACGTCATCGTGCTCTTGCCGATGATGCTGGTGGGCCACGCGGGCACCAAGCACGGCATCCCCTTCCCCGTCTTGCTCCGCTCGAGCTTCGGCACCCTCGGCGCGAACATCCCGGCCATCCTCCGCGGCCTCGTCGCCTGCGGCTGGTTCGGCATCCAGACGTGGGTCGGCGGCTCCGCCATCTACACGATGATCAACGCCTTGACCGAGGACGCGATCGTCGGCGAGGCGCTCCCCGTGCTCGGCATCGACCCGGGGCAGGCGGGCTGCTTCCTCTTCTTCTGGGCGCTGCACGTCGTCTTCATCAAGTTCGGCACCGAGTCGATCCGCTGGCTCGAGACCCTCGCCGCGCCCTTCCTCATCCTGATGGGGCTCGCGCTCCTCGCCTGGGCGTACGTGCGGGCGGGCGGATTCGGCGAGATGCTCTCCACGCCGAGCCAGTTCGACCCGGGCGGCCCCAAGGAGGGGCAGTTCTGGAGCGTGTTCCTGCCGAGCCTCACCGCGATGGTGGGCTTCTGGGCCACGCTGTCGTTGAACATCCCGGACTTCACGCGCTTCTGTAAGACCCAGAAGGACCAGGTGCTCGGCCAGGCGGTGGGCCTGCCGCCGACGATGGCGCTCTTCGCGTTCATCGGCGTGGCGGTCACGAGCGCGACGGTGGTGATCTTCGGCGAGGCGATCTGGGACCCCGTCCAGCTCCTCGGCCGCATGGGCGGCTTCGCGGTGATCGTCGCGCTCTTCGCGCTCGTCATCGCCACGCTGACCACCAACCTCGCGGCGAACGTGGTCGCGCCCGCGAACGGCTTCTCGAACATCGCGCCCGAGAAGATCAGCTTCAAGATGGGCGGCTACATCACGGCCGGCCTCGGCCTCGCGATGTTCCCGTGGAAGCTGCTCGAGAGCACCGAGGGCTACATCTTCACCTGGCTCATCGGCTACTCCGCGCTCCTCGGCCCCATCGCCGGCATCCTCGTCAGCGACTACTTCGTGGTGCGCAAGACCGAGCTCGACGTGGAGGACCTCTTCCGCAAGCACGGCCAGTTCGCCTTCAGCGGCGGCTGGAACTGGCGCGCGCTCGTCGCGCTGGCGCTCGGTGTGTTCCCCAACGTGCCCGGCTTCCTCGCCGCGGCCGGCGCCGTCACCGACGTCGGCGACGTCTGGAAGAGCATCTACACCTACGCCTGGTTCGTCGGCTTCTTCATCAGCGGCGGCCTCTACGCCGCGTTCATGAAGCTGGTCCCGCCCCGCCCCGTGGCCGCGCCGGCAGTCACCACCTCCTGA
- a CDS encoding Tex family protein — translation MSQPLTASVANALSLPDAGVAAVLALLDEGATVPFIARYRKERTGGLDEVQIRAIQERQGTLKALADRKQTVLSAIEEQGALTPALRRAIEACETKTALEDLYAPFKKKRKTRGSMARDKGLGPLADRILAQPRDGSPKRDAQPFVKGEVKDVEDALAGARDIVAETVADDPRVRGLVRETFLSHGRIQTKAARGKKKERSKFEQYYDFAERIERMPSHRVLAILRGESEGFLRWSVDLDHDRLVGQVERVVGVQPGSPFAGQLREAVKDGYARLLTPSLTNDVKSTLKEKADGEAIEVFADNLRDLLLAAPLGEVPVLAIDPGIRTGCKCAALDATGRYLEDDVIYPDRRRDDAARALVKLVKKHGARAVAVGNGTAGRETEAFAREALKDAGIDALVVSVSESGASIYSASDVAREEFPDLDLTVRGAISIGRRLQDPLAELVKLDPKAIGVGQYQHDVDQKRLAQKLDEVVESCVNQVGVALNLASAALLSHVAGLGPSLAKRVVEHRESAGRFTRRRELLKVKGLGPKAFEQCAGFLRIQGGREPLDASAVHPERYPLVQRMAKDLGVSVDALVGDAARARSLDLSRYVEGDVGLPTLRDIVAELEKPGRDPREAFEPPRFRDDVREMGDLKAGMQLEGVVTNVTHFGAFVDVGVHQDGLVHVSQLADRYVSDPREVVKVGDRVQVRVLEVDLQRKRISLSRKQLG, via the coding sequence ATGTCTCAGCCGCTGACGGCCTCGGTCGCGAACGCGCTCTCGCTCCCCGACGCCGGCGTCGCAGCGGTGCTCGCGCTGCTCGACGAGGGCGCCACCGTGCCCTTCATCGCGCGCTACCGGAAGGAGCGCACGGGCGGGCTCGACGAGGTGCAGATCCGCGCCATCCAGGAGCGGCAGGGCACGCTGAAGGCGCTCGCCGACCGGAAGCAGACGGTGCTCTCGGCGATCGAGGAGCAGGGCGCGCTCACCCCCGCGCTGCGCCGCGCCATCGAGGCCTGCGAGACGAAGACCGCGCTCGAGGACCTCTACGCGCCCTTCAAGAAGAAGCGCAAGACGCGCGGGTCGATGGCGCGCGACAAGGGCCTCGGGCCGCTCGCGGATCGCATCCTCGCCCAGCCGCGAGACGGAAGCCCGAAGCGCGACGCGCAGCCGTTCGTGAAGGGCGAGGTGAAGGACGTGGAGGACGCGCTGGCCGGGGCCCGCGACATCGTGGCCGAGACCGTCGCCGACGACCCGCGGGTGCGCGGGCTCGTGCGCGAGACCTTCCTGTCGCACGGGCGCATCCAGACCAAGGCCGCGCGCGGCAAGAAGAAGGAGCGCAGCAAGTTCGAGCAGTACTACGACTTCGCCGAGCGCATCGAGCGCATGCCGTCGCACCGCGTGCTCGCCATCCTGCGCGGCGAGTCGGAGGGCTTCCTGCGCTGGTCCGTGGACCTCGACCACGACCGGCTCGTCGGTCAGGTCGAGCGGGTGGTCGGGGTGCAGCCCGGCTCTCCCTTCGCGGGGCAGCTGCGCGAGGCGGTGAAGGACGGCTACGCGCGCCTGCTCACGCCGAGCCTGACCAACGACGTCAAGAGCACCCTCAAGGAGAAGGCGGACGGAGAGGCCATCGAGGTCTTCGCCGACAACCTGCGCGATCTCCTGCTCGCGGCCCCGCTCGGCGAGGTGCCCGTCCTCGCCATCGACCCGGGCATCCGCACCGGCTGCAAGTGCGCCGCGCTCGACGCCACCGGCCGCTACCTCGAGGACGACGTCATCTACCCGGACCGCCGCAGGGACGACGCGGCGCGCGCCCTCGTGAAGCTCGTGAAGAAGCACGGCGCGCGCGCCGTCGCGGTGGGCAACGGCACCGCGGGGCGGGAGACCGAGGCGTTCGCGCGCGAGGCGCTGAAGGACGCGGGCATCGACGCGCTGGTCGTCTCGGTCAGCGAGTCGGGGGCGAGCATCTACAGCGCCTCGGACGTCGCGCGCGAGGAGTTCCCCGACCTCGACCTGACGGTGCGCGGCGCGATCTCGATCGGCCGCCGCCTCCAGGACCCGCTCGCGGAGCTGGTGAAGCTCGACCCGAAGGCGATCGGCGTGGGCCAGTACCAGCACGACGTCGATCAGAAGCGCCTCGCGCAGAAGCTCGACGAGGTGGTGGAGAGCTGCGTCAACCAGGTCGGCGTGGCGCTCAACCTCGCGAGCGCGGCGCTGCTCTCGCACGTGGCCGGGCTCGGGCCCTCGCTCGCCAAGCGCGTCGTCGAGCACCGCGAGTCCGCGGGCCGCTTCACGCGTCGGAGAGAGCTCTTGAAGGTGAAGGGCCTCGGCCCCAAGGCCTTCGAGCAGTGCGCCGGCTTCCTCCGCATCCAGGGCGGCCGCGAGCCGCTCGACGCCTCCGCCGTGCACCCGGAGCGCTACCCCCTCGTCCAGCGCATGGCCAAGGATCTCGGGGTGTCGGTCGACGCGCTCGTCGGCGACGCGGCCCGCGCCCGCTCGCTCGACCTGTCTCGCTACGTCGAGGGCGACGTGGGCCTCCCCACCCTGCGCGACATCGTCGCCGAGCTCGAGAAGCCCGGCCGCGATCCGCGCGAGGCCTTCGAGCCGCCGCGCTTCCGCGACGACGTGCGTGAGATGGGGGACCTGAAGGCCGGCATGCAGCTCGAGGGCGTGGTGACCAACGTCACCCACTTCGGCGCCTTTGTGGACGTCGGCGTGCACCAGGACGGCCTCGTGCACGTCTCCCAGCTCGCCGATCGCTATGTCTCCGACCCCCGCGAGGTCGTCAAGGTGGGTGATCGTGTGCAGGTGCGCGTGCTCGAGGTCGATCTCCAGCGCAAGCGCATCTCGCTCTCGCGCAAGCAGCTGGGCTGA
- a CDS encoding amidohydrolase family protein, producing the protein MKHGSVMLPVLLAALVAVGCTRRVGEPDAGPGDAGPLPTDAGPLPDSGPTPDAGPLPTNSEPSPPASVTRAGSGGFLLRGTVLAPDGPIVDGEVLILGDAIACVAADCSAVPGAETATEIETFGVISPGLIDAHNHLTYDFLGEWVAGETYDNRYIWSDVPAYEAHILPFTDGRNENARICPGAKWGELRSIVHGTTTVMGQSANRSCLNRLARNADHHHGLGYDHMRTAIGSPRDITDSDAAGLVEDFAAPSDPTTRYAVHMQEGVTGNNIDTEFDSFAGRDPRSNRHMGTSLLAAPDGSWSGVGLLIHSMGLTDAQLAEALMARAHVVWSPSSNLILYGETAPIAAMLEMGIEVGLGPDWTVSGEDHLLAEMRFAHAYGMAEGIGALTPARVWEMATAGSAGAVGLEAYIGRLEVGMTADVTVFGRRAADPYRAVLDSEAADVRLVFIGGLAYYGDLGLEDAAALNGACDALDACGAMKFLCVAQTPGHDNGMDETLDDVRGQLEAIMGMYGRASELEPLVRCD; encoded by the coding sequence ATGAAGCATGGAAGTGTGATGCTCCCGGTCCTCCTCGCCGCGCTCGTCGCGGTGGGGTGCACGCGGCGCGTGGGCGAACCCGACGCGGGGCCGGGCGACGCCGGGCCGCTCCCCACCGACGCCGGGCCGCTCCCCGACTCCGGACCGACGCCCGACGCGGGGCCGCTCCCGACGAATTCCGAGCCGAGCCCTCCCGCGTCCGTGACCCGCGCGGGGTCGGGCGGCTTCCTGCTGCGCGGCACGGTGCTCGCGCCCGACGGGCCCATCGTCGACGGCGAGGTGCTGATCCTCGGTGACGCGATCGCGTGCGTGGCCGCCGACTGCAGCGCGGTCCCGGGGGCGGAGACCGCGACCGAGATCGAGACCTTCGGCGTCATCAGCCCCGGGCTCATCGACGCGCACAACCACCTCACCTACGACTTCCTCGGCGAGTGGGTGGCGGGTGAGACCTACGACAACCGATACATCTGGTCGGACGTGCCCGCGTACGAGGCGCACATTCTCCCGTTCACCGACGGGCGCAACGAGAACGCGCGCATCTGCCCGGGGGCCAAGTGGGGCGAGCTGCGCTCGATCGTGCACGGCACCACCACGGTGATGGGCCAGTCCGCGAACCGCTCGTGCCTGAACCGCCTCGCCCGGAACGCCGATCACCATCACGGGCTCGGCTACGACCACATGCGGACCGCCATCGGCTCGCCGCGCGACATCACCGACAGCGACGCCGCGGGCCTGGTCGAGGACTTCGCGGCGCCGAGCGATCCCACCACGCGCTACGCCGTGCACATGCAAGAAGGCGTGACGGGCAACAACATCGACACGGAGTTCGACTCGTTCGCCGGACGCGACCCCCGCAGCAACCGCCACATGGGCACGAGCCTGCTCGCGGCGCCCGACGGCTCGTGGAGCGGGGTGGGGCTGTTGATCCACTCCATGGGGCTGACCGACGCGCAGCTCGCCGAGGCGCTGATGGCGCGCGCCCACGTGGTCTGGTCGCCCTCGAGCAATCTGATCCTCTACGGCGAGACGGCGCCCATCGCGGCGATGCTCGAGATGGGCATCGAGGTCGGCCTCGGCCCCGACTGGACGGTGTCGGGCGAGGACCACCTGCTGGCCGAGATGCGCTTCGCGCACGCGTACGGCATGGCCGAGGGCATCGGCGCGCTCACCCCGGCCCGGGTCTGGGAGATGGCGACGGCGGGCAGCGCGGGCGCGGTGGGGCTCGAGGCCTACATCGGTCGGCTCGAGGTGGGCATGACGGCGGACGTGACGGTCTTCGGCCGTCGCGCCGCGGACCCGTACCGCGCGGTGCTCGACAGCGAGGCCGCCGACGTGCGCCTCGTCTTCATCGGCGGGCTGGCCTACTACGGCGACCTCGGGCTCGAGGACGCGGCCGCGCTCAACGGGGCCTGCGACGCGCTCGACGCGTGCGGCGCGATGAAGTTCCTCTGCGTGGCCCAGACCCCCGGGCACGACAACGGCATGGACGAGACCCTCGACGACGTGCGCGGACAGCTCGAGGCGATCATGGGCATGTACGGCCGCGCGAGCGAGCTCGAGCCGCTCGTCCGCTGCGACTGA
- a CDS encoding sodium/proline symporter has product MLVKLVAVAAYLLVLLLIGVVASRRMKDIEDYFAAGKGLGFWAVAFSARATGESAWLLIGLTGMGAAVGVKAFWVVLGEVLGVAGAWLLLCRPFKRLTDRYESITVPDYLEDRFRDRSHLLRIISALALVVFVTIYVSAQIDATGKAFESFLGWDYYVGIAVGFAVVLVYIVAGGFLAVAWSDVFQGSLMFLGLVGLPLVGLVSIGGFAPMADALAAIDPGLLSLAGPGGWSVEAVVSIISLSLIGLGFLGSPQIFVRFIALKDEGEIRKGATVAIVFTVLSDAGAVLIGMLGRAILTRPDQPLEVLGTGGEDVLPMAVEHLLPLLLVGLFVAIVLSAIMSTVDSLLVLAGSALARDLHQKVQRPDLPDDQLVGKSRAATFLLAMVALLIAVGVAISTPDRTVFWFVIFGWSGISATFCPTMILSLFWARMTRRGAIAAMVFGFLAVPLFKFGAPALPGVGGFFETLGELPPAFLLSMLAGVGFSLTDEAGARRLAELEGELRDAGS; this is encoded by the coding sequence GTGCTGGTCAAGCTCGTCGCCGTCGCCGCCTATCTCCTCGTGCTGCTGCTGATCGGTGTCGTCGCCTCGCGGCGCATGAAGGACATCGAGGACTACTTCGCGGCGGGGAAGGGGCTCGGGTTCTGGGCCGTCGCCTTCAGCGCGCGCGCGACCGGGGAGAGCGCGTGGCTGCTGATCGGCCTGACGGGCATGGGCGCCGCGGTCGGCGTCAAGGCGTTCTGGGTCGTGCTCGGCGAGGTGCTGGGCGTCGCGGGGGCCTGGCTGCTCCTCTGTCGCCCGTTCAAGCGCCTGACGGATCGCTACGAGTCCATCACCGTCCCGGACTACCTCGAGGATCGCTTCCGGGACCGCTCGCATCTGCTGCGAATCATCAGCGCGCTCGCGCTCGTGGTCTTCGTGACGATCTACGTGAGCGCCCAGATCGACGCGACGGGCAAGGCGTTCGAGAGCTTCCTCGGCTGGGACTACTACGTCGGCATCGCGGTCGGCTTCGCGGTCGTGCTCGTCTACATCGTCGCGGGCGGCTTCCTCGCCGTCGCGTGGTCGGACGTCTTCCAGGGCTCGCTGATGTTCCTCGGGCTGGTCGGCCTCCCGCTCGTCGGGCTCGTCTCGATCGGCGGGTTCGCGCCCATGGCCGACGCGCTCGCGGCGATCGATCCCGGGCTCCTCTCGCTCGCCGGCCCGGGCGGGTGGTCGGTCGAGGCGGTCGTCAGCATCATCAGCCTCTCGCTCATCGGGCTCGGCTTCCTCGGCTCCCCGCAGATCTTCGTGCGCTTCATCGCGCTGAAGGACGAGGGCGAGATTCGCAAGGGCGCGACGGTCGCGATCGTCTTCACCGTCCTGTCCGACGCGGGCGCGGTGCTCATCGGCATGCTGGGTCGGGCGATCCTGACGAGACCGGATCAGCCGCTCGAGGTCCTCGGCACCGGCGGTGAAGACGTCCTGCCGATGGCCGTGGAGCACCTCCTGCCGCTCCTCCTGGTGGGGCTCTTCGTGGCCATCGTGCTCAGCGCGATCATGAGCACCGTGGACTCGCTCCTCGTGCTCGCGGGCAGCGCGCTCGCGCGGGATCTGCATCAGAAGGTGCAGCGCCCCGACCTGCCGGACGACCAGCTCGTGGGGAAGAGCCGCGCGGCGACCTTCCTGCTGGCGATGGTGGCCCTCCTCATCGCGGTCGGCGTCGCCATCAGCACGCCCGACCGCACGGTCTTCTGGTTCGTGATCTTCGGCTGGAGCGGGATCAGCGCGACCTTCTGCCCGACGATGATCCTCTCGCTCTTCTGGGCGCGCATGACGCGGCGCGGCGCGATCGCGGCCATGGTGTTCGGCTTCCTCGCGGTGCCGCTCTTCAAGTTCGGAGCGCCCGCGCTGCCCGGGGTCGGGGGCTTCTTCGAGACGCTCGGCGAGCTGCCGCCCGCGTTCCTGCTCTCCATGCTCGCGGGCGTCGGGTTCAGCCTGACCGACGAGGCGGGGGCCCGCCGGCTGGCGGAGCTCGAAGGTGAGCTCCGCGACGCGGGCTCGTGA
- a CDS encoding tetratricopeptide repeat protein, translated as MGGIDRAIGVCLALAALAPSVAAAEPARTESHLNDAGADTVEGARHLLLRGRFPAAASALREVVHARPDDADAWRCLAVAYEAMGHAPEAVRAYRRYLALSSGAEDVEIVMLRVARLVRALGWDPGEVRVVAGRVRG; from the coding sequence ATGGGGGGGATCGACAGGGCGATCGGCGTCTGCCTCGCGCTCGCGGCGCTCGCGCCCAGCGTGGCCGCGGCCGAGCCTGCGCGGACCGAGTCGCACCTGAATGACGCGGGGGCGGACACCGTCGAGGGCGCCCGCCACCTGCTCCTTCGGGGGCGCTTCCCGGCCGCGGCGAGCGCGCTGCGAGAGGTCGTGCACGCGCGGCCGGACGACGCGGACGCCTGGCGCTGCCTGGCCGTCGCGTACGAGGCGATGGGGCACGCGCCCGAGGCGGTGCGCGCGTACCGCCGCTACCTCGCGCTCTCGTCCGGCGCCGAGGACGTGGAGATCGTGATGCTCCGCGTCGCGCGGCTCGTGCGCGCGCTCGGCTGGGATCCGGGCGAGGTGCGCGTGGTCGCGGGCCGCGTACGCGGCTGA
- a CDS encoding M23 family metallopeptidase, with product MASTRNTFLPLIALLVCAGPGCNAPETTDAGVDAGGDAGVDAGEDAGRDAGSDAGIVEDAGPPDAWVRLTLRDGRFAIGERIALYDHAIWWWEPSDERTHALFDPAGLAEWPEDRSLRFISSRDVLAEERAPREGETYRDAMRSRGVVLERVPLDGVATVITGHERYHLEENGYGDFAWDLVRTDDRGDRFRGAGASNDDFFVWGAQVLAPVAGVVVEVVRDAPDQTPGTLDLDAVNNLVGIQVYGGYHVYLLHFEQGSIPPEIEVGARVEVGAPLGRVGNSGVSLEPHLHVTALAVDRDADPLRTWSVPCEWRGVWVSAGGRRARLEPHWVPSSDERLSSTSF from the coding sequence ATGGCGTCGACGCGAAACACGTTCCTCCCGCTGATCGCGCTGCTGGTCTGCGCCGGCCCAGGGTGCAACGCGCCGGAAACCACCGACGCCGGGGTCGACGCCGGAGGTGACGCTGGCGTCGACGCGGGAGAGGACGCCGGGCGAGACGCGGGATCCGACGCCGGCATCGTCGAGGACGCGGGTCCGCCCGACGCGTGGGTGCGCCTGACGCTGCGCGACGGAAGGTTCGCGATCGGGGAGCGGATCGCCCTCTACGACCACGCGATCTGGTGGTGGGAGCCCTCGGACGAGCGCACGCACGCTCTGTTCGATCCGGCCGGCCTCGCCGAGTGGCCCGAGGATCGTTCCTTGCGATTCATCAGCTCGAGGGACGTGCTCGCGGAGGAGCGCGCGCCGCGCGAGGGAGAGACGTACCGAGACGCGATGCGGTCGCGCGGGGTCGTCCTGGAGCGCGTGCCGCTCGATGGCGTGGCCACGGTGATCACCGGACACGAGCGTTACCACCTCGAGGAGAACGGATACGGCGACTTCGCGTGGGACCTCGTCCGCACCGACGACCGAGGCGATCGGTTTCGCGGTGCGGGCGCCAGCAATGACGATTTCTTCGTGTGGGGCGCTCAGGTCCTCGCGCCCGTGGCCGGCGTCGTGGTCGAGGTGGTGCGCGACGCGCCGGACCAGACCCCTGGCACGCTCGATCTGGACGCCGTCAACAACCTCGTCGGGATTCAGGTCTACGGCGGGTACCACGTCTACCTGCTCCACTTCGAGCAGGGCTCCATCCCTCCCGAGATCGAGGTCGGCGCGCGGGTCGAGGTGGGGGCGCCGCTCGGGCGAGTCGGGAACAGCGGCGTCAGTCTCGAGCCGCATCTGCACGTCACCGCGCTCGCCGTCGACCGCGACGCCGATCCGCTCCGGACGTGGAGCGTGCCCTGCGAGTGGCGGGGCGTCTGGGTCAGCGCGGGGGGACGGCGCGCGCGTCTCGAGCCGCACTGGGTTCCGTCCAGCGACGAGCGCCTCTCCTCGACATCGTTCTGA